Proteins encoded together in one Bosea sp. (in: a-proteobacteria) window:
- a CDS encoding PaaI family thioesterase: MSKAQHDWQALGQEMLVRAAGEDRQAFNSFFLSRLFGFKVSYPGDECLVAFEAIPTLFNPQGTLHGGVLATALDISMGHLLNHRAGPGATLEMKIQYIAPIGGGEVTCRASFLRQGRGISYLQSHAFRADGELAAHATATWKLLKAG, translated from the coding sequence ATGAGCAAGGCGCAACATGATTGGCAGGCGCTCGGGCAGGAAATGCTCGTGCGCGCGGCCGGCGAAGACCGGCAGGCGTTCAACTCCTTCTTCCTGTCGCGGCTGTTCGGCTTCAAGGTCTCCTATCCCGGCGACGAATGCCTGGTGGCCTTCGAGGCGATCCCGACCCTGTTCAATCCCCAGGGCACGCTTCACGGCGGCGTCCTCGCCACCGCCCTGGATATCTCGATGGGGCACCTGCTCAACCATCGCGCCGGCCCCGGCGCGACCCTCGAGATGAAGATCCAGTACATCGCTCCGATCGGTGGCGGCGAGGTCACCTGCCGCGCCTCGTTCCTGCGCCAGGGCCGGGGCATCTCCTATCTGCAGTCCCACGCCTTCAGGGCCGATGGCGAGCTCGCCGCCCATGCGACGGCGACGTGGAAGCTTCTCAAGGCCGGCTAG
- a CDS encoding CaiB/BaiF CoA-transferase family protein has translation MQWSDGAPLAGIRVLDLCRVVSGPFATMLLGDLGADVLKVEEPRNGDESRTYGPPFVGGESAYFLSVNRNKRSCAVDLKSQTGRDLVLRLARVADVVIENFRPGTMERLGLGFDTLRQGNERLLYCGISGFGRTGPEAGRPGYDLILQGESGVMDITGDADGPPTKVGTSIADLVTGLYAAQAVLAGLAQRQRTGTGGRVDVSMLDSMASLLTFNAGMYFASGRSPKRRGNAHPTISPYETFRAADGWFNLGVANDRFWAAFCKAMARPDLLAEPRYARAADRAALRAELKAILEPVFREKPRGHWTALFIAAGIPCGAIKSVGEVCEEPQLAARGVARSMHHPAAGDLRYLASAVRFDDEPPPDARRPPLLGEHNGEILAEWLSMDEAQIAGLACSGAFGETSAGGKENA, from the coding sequence ATGCAATGGTCTGACGGCGCCCCGCTCGCCGGCATCAGGGTCCTCGACCTCTGCCGCGTCGTCTCGGGCCCTTTCGCGACGATGCTGCTGGGGGACCTGGGGGCCGACGTGCTGAAGGTCGAGGAGCCGAGGAATGGCGACGAATCGCGGACCTATGGTCCGCCCTTCGTCGGTGGCGAGAGCGCCTATTTCCTGTCGGTCAACCGCAACAAGCGCAGCTGCGCGGTCGACCTCAAATCGCAGACCGGCCGCGACCTCGTCCTGCGTCTCGCCCGCGTGGCGGATGTCGTGATCGAGAATTTCCGGCCGGGCACGATGGAGCGGCTGGGGCTGGGCTTCGACACGCTGCGGCAGGGCAATGAACGGCTGCTCTATTGCGGCATCTCCGGTTTCGGGCGGACCGGCCCCGAGGCCGGCCGGCCGGGCTACGACCTGATCCTGCAGGGCGAATCGGGCGTCATGGACATCACCGGCGACGCCGATGGCCCGCCGACCAAGGTCGGCACCTCGATCGCCGATCTCGTGACCGGCCTCTACGCGGCCCAGGCCGTGCTCGCGGGGCTCGCCCAGCGCCAGCGCACCGGCACCGGCGGGCGCGTCGACGTCTCCATGCTCGACTCTATGGCGTCGCTTCTGACGTTCAACGCCGGCATGTACTTCGCCTCCGGCAGGAGCCCGAAGCGGCGCGGAAACGCCCATCCGACCATCAGCCCCTACGAGACCTTCCGGGCCGCCGATGGCTGGTTCAATCTGGGCGTCGCCAATGACCGCTTCTGGGCGGCCTTCTGCAAGGCGATGGCGCGCCCGGACCTGCTGGCGGAGCCGCGCTATGCGCGCGCCGCGGACAGGGCGGCGCTGCGCGCGGAGCTCAAGGCGATCCTGGAACCGGTCTTTCGGGAAAAGCCGCGCGGCCACTGGACGGCGCTGTTCATCGCGGCGGGGATTCCCTGCGGCGCGATCAAATCGGTCGGCGAGGTCTGCGAGGAGCCCCAGCTCGCCGCGCGGGGCGTCGCGCGCAGCATGCATCATCCGGCGGCCGGCGACCTGCGCTATCTGGCGAGCGCCGTGCGCTTCGACGACGAGCCGCCGCCGGATGCGCGCAGGCCCCCGCTGCTCGGCGAGCACAACGGCGAGATCCTCGCCGAATGGCTTTCGATGGACGAGGCGCAGATCGCGGGCCTTGCCTGCTCGGGCGCATTCGGGGAAACGTCCGCCGGCGGGAAGGAGAACGCATGA
- a CDS encoding haloacid dehalogenase type II, producing the protein MTDIQNLKDTIKVCMFDQYGTVVDMQGGLTKIATPYLASKGWKGSPNSFVTWWRRTHFENSMIDALLHRAHTPYREIGFRAVDHVLNRCGIAHTDDEVSALVAEIEKLECFPEVPAALAKLQTKYKLVVLSNGDPDMLETAKKYHKVPFDRVISVAEANSFKPHVATYTKAAELLGLRMDQILFVANHAFDVIGAKSAGMRTAMINRRDRPFERTPHQPDITMPTMTDLADAMV; encoded by the coding sequence GTGACCGATATCCAGAATCTGAAGGACACGATCAAGGTCTGCATGTTCGACCAGTATGGCACCGTAGTCGACATGCAGGGCGGGCTCACCAAGATCGCCACGCCCTATCTGGCGTCGAAAGGCTGGAAGGGCAGCCCGAACTCCTTCGTGACCTGGTGGCGCCGCACCCATTTCGAGAACTCGATGATCGACGCCCTGCTGCACAGGGCGCATACGCCATATCGCGAGATCGGCTTCCGGGCGGTCGACCACGTCCTCAACCGCTGCGGCATCGCGCATACCGACGACGAGGTCAGCGCGCTCGTCGCCGAGATCGAGAAGCTCGAGTGCTTCCCCGAGGTTCCGGCCGCGCTCGCGAAATTGCAGACAAAGTACAAGCTCGTCGTGCTCTCGAACGGCGATCCGGACATGCTCGAGACCGCGAAGAAATACCACAAGGTCCCGTTCGACCGGGTCATCTCCGTTGCGGAAGCCAACTCCTTCAAGCCGCATGTGGCGACCTATACCAAGGCGGCGGAGCTTCTCGGCCTGCGGATGGACCAGATCCTGTTCGTCGCCAACCACGCCTTCGACGTCATCGGCGCGAAATCCGCCGGGATGCGCACCGCCATGATCAACCGGCGCGACCGGCCGTTCGAGCGCACGCCGCACCAGCCCGACATCACCATGCCGACAATGACGGACCTTGCCGATGCAATGGTCTGA
- the ehuD gene encoding ectoine/hydroxyectoine ABC transporter permease subunit EhuD, producing MDDIWDWSFAFSVLPALLKATGVSLFAVAASFALALIVALPLAVARESRGRSIRYLSGGFVEFVRSTPILTQIYALYFALPGFGIVLPALATGVLALGVHYAAYISEVYRTGFRSVGQGQREAAAALGLSRPVAFLKIVMPQAIVPMIPMLGNYLIALYKETPLLAAIAIIEVMQTAKLIGSETFRYNEPITIAGLIFLVLSIASARVIAIIERRATKWR from the coding sequence ATGGATGACATCTGGGACTGGTCGTTCGCCTTCTCGGTGCTGCCGGCGCTGCTCAAGGCGACGGGGGTGTCGCTGTTTGCCGTGGCGGCCTCCTTCGCCCTGGCCTTGATCGTCGCGCTGCCTTTGGCCGTGGCGCGGGAGAGCCGAGGGCGATCCATTCGCTATCTCAGCGGCGGCTTCGTGGAGTTCGTGCGCTCGACGCCGATCCTGACGCAGATCTACGCGCTCTATTTCGCTCTCCCGGGGTTCGGGATCGTGCTTCCGGCGCTGGCGACGGGCGTCCTCGCGCTGGGCGTTCACTATGCGGCCTATATCAGCGAGGTCTACAGGACCGGCTTCAGGAGCGTCGGACAGGGGCAGCGCGAAGCCGCGGCGGCGCTGGGGCTTTCGCGGCCGGTCGCATTCCTGAAGATCGTCATGCCACAGGCCATCGTGCCGATGATCCCGATGCTCGGGAACTACCTGATCGCGCTCTACAAGGAAACGCCGCTGCTCGCGGCCATCGCGATCATCGAGGTGATGCAGACCGCGAAGCTGATCGGGTCCGAGACGTTCCGGTACAACGAGCCGATCACGATCGCCGGCCTGATCTTCCTGGTGCTGAGCATTGCCTCGGCCCGGGTCATTGCGATCATCGAGCGCCGCGCCACGAAATGGCGATGA
- the ehuC gene encoding ectoine/hydroxyectoine ABC transporter permease subunit EhuC → MPAYLPNLLGGIGVTAQIAVLSALVAFLLASIFGVMRGSARRSLAILAIIYIEFFRGTSLLVQLFWLYFVLPQFGVSWPPLWVAVIGIGLNYGAYGAEIVRAALASVAKGQREAAHALGLTGLQCLRLVIVPQALVIFIRPWGNLMIQLLKATSLVSLITIADLTYRAYQLTQLTMQTMQIMGLVLLIYFVLAQIIAAAVSFADLRVGTWRRVRAGDG, encoded by the coding sequence ATGCCTGCCTATCTGCCCAATCTCCTCGGAGGCATCGGCGTCACGGCCCAGATCGCGGTGCTGTCCGCTCTGGTGGCATTCCTGCTGGCGTCGATCTTCGGCGTGATGCGGGGCTCCGCCCGGCGTTCGCTCGCTATCCTCGCGATCATCTACATTGAATTCTTCCGGGGCACGTCCCTCCTCGTCCAGCTCTTCTGGTTGTACTTCGTGCTTCCGCAGTTTGGCGTGTCCTGGCCACCGCTATGGGTGGCGGTCATCGGCATCGGGCTGAATTACGGCGCCTATGGCGCGGAAATCGTCCGCGCGGCGCTGGCGTCCGTCGCGAAGGGGCAGCGCGAGGCCGCTCATGCGCTCGGCCTGACCGGGCTTCAGTGCCTTCGCCTGGTCATCGTCCCGCAGGCACTGGTCATCTTCATCCGCCCCTGGGGCAATCTGATGATCCAGCTTTTGAAGGCGACCTCGCTGGTGTCTCTGATCACGATCGCCGATCTGACCTATCGCGCCTATCAATTGACGCAGCTGACGATGCAGACGATGCAGATCATGGGTCTGGTTCTCCTGATCTACTTCGTTCTCGCCCAGATCATCGCCGCGGCCGTGTCGTTCGCCGATCTGCGTGTCGGAACGTGGAGAAGGGTGCGGGCCGGCGATGGATGA
- the ehuB gene encoding ectoine/hydroxyectoine ABC transporter substrate-binding protein EhuB, with amino-acid sequence MITRRKTIFAAAALLSAGFALAANAQSTLDRARQDGFLRVGFPNQVPYAYANERGQLTGADAAVARLVVKKMGIAEMDGVLTEFASLIPGLKAKRFDVVLAMFVNPQRCAQVFFSEPIYKIGQAIAVRQGNPKKVTGWNDLVSRDDVKLAIMAGAVQASYLKKLGVADARVSAFPDGPSAMAAVATGRADAFAISDLPARRLVEAMGASGGVELVKGVADPTIDGRPGRGYSAFAFRPEDESLRVAFNAALAEVKKSDEFLAAMTPFGFTKENLPDLTTAELCR; translated from the coding sequence ATGATCACGAGGCGCAAGACGATATTCGCGGCTGCCGCTCTCTTGTCTGCGGGCTTCGCGCTGGCTGCAAACGCGCAGTCGACCCTCGATCGGGCCAGGCAAGACGGCTTTCTGCGCGTCGGATTCCCGAACCAGGTGCCCTATGCCTATGCCAATGAACGGGGGCAACTGACGGGCGCCGATGCTGCTGTCGCACGGCTGGTCGTCAAGAAGATGGGCATCGCCGAGATGGATGGCGTGCTCACCGAGTTCGCATCGCTCATCCCGGGGCTCAAGGCCAAGCGTTTCGACGTCGTTCTGGCCATGTTCGTCAATCCGCAGCGCTGCGCCCAGGTTTTCTTCTCCGAGCCGATCTACAAGATCGGCCAGGCGATCGCGGTGAGGCAGGGCAATCCCAAGAAGGTCACGGGCTGGAACGACCTCGTCAGCCGGGACGACGTCAAGCTCGCGATCATGGCGGGTGCCGTCCAGGCGAGCTATCTGAAGAAGCTCGGCGTGGCCGATGCCCGGGTCTCCGCCTTCCCGGACGGGCCGAGCGCGATGGCGGCCGTCGCCACCGGCCGGGCGGATGCCTTCGCCATCAGCGACCTGCCGGCGCGCCGGCTCGTCGAAGCGATGGGCGCCTCCGGCGGCGTCGAGCTGGTGAAGGGCGTCGCGGACCCGACGATCGACGGGCGGCCGGGGCGCGGCTACAGCGCCTTCGCCTTCCGCCCGGAGGACGAGAGCCTGCGGGTGGCGTTCAACGCGGCCCTGGCCGAGGTCAAGAAATCCGACGAGTTTCTCGCGGCGATGACCCCGTTCGGCTTCACGAAGGAGAATCTGCCGGATCTCACCACGGCCGAACTCTGCCGGTGA
- a CDS encoding LysR family transcriptional regulator yields MNLRSIDLNLLVALNALLTDRHVTRAADKIGLSQPAMSNALSRLRHIFKDDLLVRTAAGMQATPRALELTEPVRQVLRQIERVLDSEPGFDPATSSRSFTLRLSDLLGLLLLPRLSERLNVEAPGLEFDIIHASPTRTVEALEKDEVDMAVSMGLIHATSIRSACLMSDRMVCVMRRDHPLVGSPLSLDDFLAARQLKVSMSPTDRRFVDDVLSRLGLTRRVALNVPHWLLVPHVLERSDLLSVMPRRLALALGRSAMTIQELPFESDPFEWSMYWHRRHEGNQALVWLRQTLMDIVAENESG; encoded by the coding sequence ATGAATCTGCGATCCATAGACCTCAATCTCCTGGTGGCGCTGAATGCTCTCCTCACCGATCGGCATGTGACGCGCGCCGCCGACAAGATCGGCCTCAGCCAGCCGGCGATGAGCAACGCCTTGTCGCGACTGCGCCATATCTTCAAGGACGACCTGCTCGTGCGAACGGCGGCGGGAATGCAGGCGACGCCGCGGGCGCTGGAGCTGACGGAGCCGGTGCGTCAGGTCCTGCGCCAGATCGAGCGCGTGCTCGACAGCGAGCCGGGGTTCGATCCGGCGACGTCCTCGCGCTCCTTCACGCTGCGGCTTTCCGATCTGCTCGGCCTGCTGCTGCTGCCGCGCCTCTCGGAGCGCTTGAACGTCGAGGCGCCGGGGCTGGAGTTCGACATCATCCATGCATCTCCGACGCGGACGGTCGAAGCGCTCGAGAAGGACGAGGTCGACATGGCCGTCAGCATGGGGCTGATCCACGCGACCTCGATCAGATCGGCGTGCCTGATGTCGGACCGGATGGTCTGCGTCATGCGAAGGGACCACCCGCTGGTCGGAAGCCCGCTCTCATTGGACGATTTCCTCGCGGCCCGGCAGCTCAAGGTTTCGATGTCGCCGACCGATCGCCGCTTCGTCGACGATGTGCTCTCGCGGCTGGGGCTGACGCGTCGTGTGGCGCTGAACGTCCCGCACTGGCTCTTGGTCCCGCATGTGCTCGAGCGGTCCGACCTGCTGTCGGTGATGCCCCGGCGCCTGGCCCTCGCCCTGGGGCGCAGCGCGATGACGATCCAGGAGCTGCCCTTCGAATCCGATCCGTTCGAATGGTCGATGTATTGGCATCGCCGTCACGAGGGCAATCAGGCCCTGGTCTGGCTGCGGCAGACCCTCATGGATATCGTTGCCGAAAATGAATCCGGATAA